A genomic region of Papaver somniferum cultivar HN1 chromosome 7, ASM357369v1, whole genome shotgun sequence contains the following coding sequences:
- the LOC113300343 gene encoding phospho-N-acetylmuramoyl-pentapeptide-transferase homolog, producing MVSYFTGRIDFSLPNVPAKTGIPKASSHQILLVVIKVSSQGRKGFSYIEAKENACSPPFTTGPYLYGKLYQVLTSYFFVAMGSGVNLTDDLGGLAGGTAALALAVLPKSPDLAIFGASMSGSCIGFLVHNRYRASIFMGDTGSLALDGALAAMAACA from the exons ATGGTGTCCTACTTCACAGGGAGAATCGATTTCTCACTTCCAAATGTACCCGCCAAAACGGGTATCCCTAAAGCTAGTAGTCATCAAATACTGCTAGTAGTCATCAAAGTATCCTCTCAAGGGCGAAAGGGTTTCTCTTACATTGAAGCTAAG GAAAATGCTTGTTCCCCTCCCTTCACCACTGGCCCTTATTTGTATGGGAAACTTTATCAAGTATTGACCTCATACTTCTTTGTTGCTATGGGGAGTGGAGTTAACTTAACAGATGATCTAGGTGGACTTGCTGGAGGGACTGCTGCATTGGCATTAGCGGTCCTTCCAAAATCTCCTG ATCTTGCCATTTTTGGAGCATCAATGTCTGGCTCTTGTATTGGTTTCCTTGTGCACAACAGGTATAGGGCATCCATATTTATGGGTGATACAGGGTCCCTGGCCCTAGATGGGGCATTAGCTGCAATGGCAGCCTGTGCATGA